The Arachis hypogaea cultivar Tifrunner chromosome 19, arahy.Tifrunner.gnm2.J5K5, whole genome shotgun sequence genome has a window encoding:
- the LOC112752015 gene encoding protein DETOXIFICATION 54: protein MGDNKVVDFFSHKFPTTAQVVEELKELWGMALPITAMNLLVFVRAVVSVLFLGRLGPLELAGGALSIGFTNITGYSVLVGLAAGLEPVCSQAYGSKNWELLSLSLQRMVVILLMAIVPISLLWLNLEGIMVFMGQDIRITKMAALYCFYSLPDLLTNTLLQPLRVFLRSQKVTKPMMYCSLVAVVFHVPLNYVLVVVVGLGVPGVAMASVVTNLNMVVLMAVYVIVWRKKEMVMKWGGMKKIRGPGEMWELMRMAVPSCLMICLEWWWYEIVTVMAGYLENPTVAVAATGILIQTTSMMYTLPMALAGCVSARVGNELGAGRPYKAKLAAIVALGCAFLIGFINVTWTVILKQSWAGLFTTDEAVKALVASVMPIMGLCELGNCPQTTGCGILRGTARPVIGAHVNLGSFYIVGTPVAVSLAFWFKIGFSGLWFGLLSAQAACAVSILYVVIAKTDWEAEALKAEKLTRVVEIGPCNNSSSNRNENYNEDFERENEESIRLLVIGNGNKDDIC, encoded by the exons ATGGGAGACAACAAAGTCGTGGACTTTTTCTCCCACAAGTTCCCAACCACCGCTCAG GTAGTGGAAGAACTGAAGGAGCTGTGGGGCATGGCGTTGCCAATCACAGCCATGAACTTATTAGTGTTCGTTCGTGCCGTTGTTTCGGTTCTCTTCCTCGGAAGACTGGGCCCATTGGAGCTAGCAGGTGGAGCACTGTCCATAGGCTTTACCAACATAACAGGGTACTCTGTTCTGGTGGGCCTAGCAGCGGGCCTGGAGCCGGTGTGCTCGCAGGCCTACGGCAGCAAGAACTGGGAGCTTCTGTCTCTTTCACTGCAGCGCATGGTGGTGATTCTCCTGATGGCAATAGTCCCCATAAGCCTTCTGTGGCTGAACCTGGAAGGGATCATGGTTTTCATGGGGCAAGACATAAGAATCACAAAAATGGCAGCTCTATACTGTTTCTACTCTCTGCCAGACCTTTTAACAAACACGTTGTTGCAGCCACTGAGAGTGTTCTTGAGGTCGCAGAAGGTGACGAAGCCAATGATGTACTGCTCGCTGGTGGCGGTGGTGTTCCACGTGCCGCTGAACTacgtgctggtggtggtggtggggctGGGAGTGCCTGGGGTGGCGATGGCGTCGGTGGTGACGAACCTGAACATGGTGGTGTTGATGGCGGTGTACGTGATAGTGTGGAGGAAGAAGGAGATGGTGATGAAGTGGGGAGGGATGAAGAAGATTCGAGGGCCTGGAGAGATGTGGGAGTTGATGAGAATGGCGGTGCCGAGTTGCTTGATGATATGTTTGGAGTGGTGGTGGTATGAGATTGTGACAGTGATGGCTGGCTATTTGGAGAATCCAACAGTTGCAGTTGCTGCCACTGGGATTCTCATTCAGACTACTAGCATGATGTACACTCTCCCTATGGCCCTTGCTGGCTGTGTTTCTGCCAGG GTTGGGAATGAGCTTGGAGCAGGCAGACCATACAAAGCAAAGCTAGCAGCCATTGTTGCCCTAGGATGTGCCTTTCTCATTGGCTTCATCAATGTCACATGGACTGTCATCCTTAAACAAAGTTGGGCCGGGCTTTTCACAACCGACGAGGCGGTCAAAGCCCTGGTTGCGTCGGTCATGCCAATTATGGGCTTGTGTGAGCTGGGTAATTGCCCACAGACCACGGGCTGTGGCATATTGCGTGGCACAGCCCGTCCGGTCATAGGGGCCCATGTCAATCTGGGATCCTTCTACATTGTGGGAACCCCTGTGGCTGTGAGCCTGGCATTTTGGTTTAAGATTGGGTTTAGTGGGCTTTGGTTTGGGCTTCTGTCGGCCCAAGCGGCGTGTGCCGTGTCAATCCTGTATGTTGTGATTGCAAAGACGGATTGGGAAGCTGAAGCCCTCAAGGCTGAGAAGCTCACAAGGGTGGTGGAGATTGGTCCATGCAATAATAGTAGTAGCAATAGGAATGAGAATTACAATGAAGATTTTGAGAGAGAGAATGAAGAAAGCATAAGGTTGTTGGTGATTGGGAATGGGAACAAAGATGACATTTGTTGA